The proteins below are encoded in one region of Odocoileus virginianus isolate 20LAN1187 ecotype Illinois chromosome 34, Ovbor_1.2, whole genome shotgun sequence:
- the PLG gene encoding plasminogen isoform X2, whose protein sequence is MEHKEVVFLLLLFLKSGLGDLLDDYVNTQGASLLSLSRKNMAGRSVEDCAAKCEEETDFVCRAFQYHNKEQQCVIMAENSKTSPVFRMRDVILYEKRRPRMA, encoded by the exons ATGGAACATAAGGAGGTGGTGTTCctacttcttttatttctgaaatcag GTCTCGGAGACCTCCTGGATGACTATGTAAATacccagggggcttccctgcttAGTTTGAGTCGGAAGAACATGGCAGGAAGAAGCGTAGAGGATTGTGCAGCAAAGTGTGAGGAGGAGACAGACTTCGTTTGCAG GGCATTCCAGTATCACAATAAAGAGCAACAATGTGTCATAATGGCTGAAAACAGCAAGACCTCCCCAGTCTTTAGGATGAGGGATGTCATTCTATATGAGAAGAGAA GACCACGGATGGCCTAG